In the genome of Lacerta agilis isolate rLacAgi1 chromosome 2, rLacAgi1.pri, whole genome shotgun sequence, one region contains:
- the EFCAB9 gene encoding EF-hand calcium-binding domain-containing protein 9 has product MKLKPQCFLHFLCLDKIYCLLSVRNARALAAYFQLLDVHKNNSLNDLQFYHFLHYVTDLSKAQIMLVFDLLDWDGTGEIGFDEFYMLVCIIMSHENHLEKQFMYRHCHQVFELLDIDGGHTVGPAEFQSTRFLFNIKKTELSQIFKDFDISGDEQLNYKEFRMFTIFCIDRQQRKAREKLRKQIAKAAAAAAEAESLSEFSFSDL; this is encoded by the exons ATGAAGCTGAAACCCCAATGCTTCCTGCACTTTTTGTGTTTGGATAAGATCTACTGCTTGTTATCGGTCAGAAACGCAAGGGCACTGGCGGCCTACTTTCAACTGCTCGATGTTCACAAAAATAATTCTCTGAATG ATCTGCAGTTTTACCACTTTCTCCACTATGTAACTGACCTGAGCAAGGCTCAGATCATGCTGGTGTTTGACTTACTGGACTGGGATGGCACAGGGGAGATCGGCTTTGATGAATTCTACATGTTGGTGTGCATCATAATGTCCCATGAG AACCACCTTGAAAAGCAGTTCATGTATCGTCATTGTCATCAAGTTTTTGAGCTGCTGGACATCGATGGAGGGCACACAGTTGGCCCAGCAGAGTTCCAATCTACTCGCTTCCTCTTTAATATTAAAAAGACCGAGCTGAGTCAGATATTCAAGGACTTTGACATCTCTGGTGATGAG CAACTAAACTACAAGGAGTTCAGGATGTTCACTATCTTCTGCATTGACAGACAACAGAGGAAGGCAAGGGAGAAACTGAGGAAACAGATAGCTAAGGCTGCAGCTGCAGCGGCAGAAGCAGAATCATTATCTGAATTTTCTTTCAGTGACCTTTAA